The segment aatttaaaaaagaattggactggtagttatcaagaagttaaaaatgttcaatcgtTAACGAATGACGGACGACCCATGACGGCGGACGACAACCATATTTGCAAAAAGTCACCTGACTTAACTCAGATGACCTAATAAAGTGAGTCACTGCGTAcacaaatttctttaataattttttgttttatatatatttttttattttaattcaattttatatttttgtttatagcTATCAGACTTGAATATATAGCGATATTTTGCCTCCTGTACCACAGAACATACCGACACCAAAAAAATACTGGTACACTGCACCTGCTAAAAATTGTATTATTCAATgaatcatatagtgaaaattagcACTACTGCAGAAATAATTTTGAACCttgggtgtatatatatataaggggCAAAATCAAGAGATCAATAAGAAATCTTGTTTCAAGTACCATACTTGATTACACAATTTCTAATGAAAGTACGTGGCACAAATCTTTGATAAATCTACATTTAAAGTCACATGAACACTTTCACTTTGAAATAACCAGTAGAAACACTTTATCATTAGTATTTGACAACAATCACAGTATTTTTGGAGTGGGAGGGGGGCATTCATCAAAATCTGTTAATTTACTCATTAATCAGATTTGTAAGCTATAGAACCCCTAAAATCATGAAACCTATTCAACACAGAGACTGGgtgttatgtacatgttaaatGTCAAACAGTACACAATGTAGATTTTGTCCACACCTGCTGCAGAAATTAACGCCATTCTACAGAAATACACAACATTTTATAGAAATACACattttacagaaatatacaaCATGTCACAAGCCAGAGCTGTGTTGATAtcactgatatttacattcttgACAGCTGcgaaaaataatcatttttatcattcttaaattcataaatttagctgaagaaaacaaaaattctaaacaatgaTCCTGAAATTTTTCGGGGAGCAtaattaaaagtaaacactaacTGATTGTAACTCACACTGTAAATAAAACtaatcactaaatttaattatAACCCACCGTGTAATTAAAACTAAGCACAACCTATAATTATaacacactgtaattaaaattaaacacTAACTCTGATTATAACTCACACTGTAAATAAAACtaatcactaaatttaattatAACCCACCGTGTAATTAAAACTAAGCACAACCTATAATTATAACGCATTGTAATTAAAACTGAACATTAATTACCACTATTTATATTCTGCTCTGTAATTACaactaaacactacctttaattataacccacactgtaattaaaactaaacactatcactaattataacccacactgtaattaaaactaaacactacctctaattataacccacactgtaattaacactaaacactacctctaattataacccacactgtaattaacactaaacactacctttaattataacccacactgtaattcaaactaaacactacctctaattataacccacactgtaattaacactaaacaCTACCCCTAATTATGACCCACACTGTAATtcaaactaaacactacctctaattataacccacactgtaattcaaactaaacactacctctaattataacccacactgtaattaacactaaacaCTACCCCTAATTATGACCCAGACTGTAATtcaaactaaacactacctctaattataacccacactgtaattaaaactaaacactacctctaattataacccacactgtaattaaaactaaacactacctctaattataacccacactgcaattcaaactaaacactacctctaattataacccacactgtaattaacactaaacaCTACCCCTAATTATGACCCAGACTGTAATtcaaactaaacactacctctaattataacccacactgtaattaaaactaaacactacctctaattataacccacactgtaattaaaactaaacactacctctaattataacccacactgtaattaaaactacacactacctctaattataacccacactgtaattataaaactaaacactatctctaattataacccacactgtaattaaaactaaacaatgCATCTAATCATATCCCACACTGTTATTAACATGTgtttttatattgactgatatagtacaataaactacagtactactagtacttaccagtcagagagtacctcCTCTGTAGATATCTATATACAGACACTGTGTTGGTGTTGCCTGATCCGACCCAGAGAAGGTGagttttatcatcatagttcaGGCTCCATGGTCTGTTTATCCCGTGTTGTGTCAGTAACAGAGACAGGAAGTGACCGTCCTTGTCAATCATCTGTACTGTGTTGGTGTAATAATCATACACCAGGATGTGTGACAGCGCGTCTGTACAGATTCCACATGGTCGTAGTGATGATCCTGATGGAGGTCCTGTGTAGGAGAATCGATGTCTCCCCCCGCGCTTTGTCACCACTACAGCACCACGTGACCAGTCAGACACAATGATATCACCGTTATTGTTCTCTGTGATACAGAGAGGACAACTATACAGCGTGTGACCTCTGTTGTCGTGTTCTATGGTCAGGATGTGTTGACCACTACTGTTGTACCGGGTTACCTTGCCTGTCTTTGTATCAGTGTTCCACATCCCCACCATCAGATCTCCAGTGGACGGGGAGCAGTACACACACAGTGGATACCATGGTGATGTACTCTGTATCAGTCTGGTGACTGTTTTATTGTCTGTAGACAGTTTGTTGATGTTACGTTCACTGTCTATATAAATCAGTTCACCAGAACTGTTCACTGTGTGTACTCCTCCATACAATGGTGTTATATCTGTCACACGGTGTATAGTGTCTCCTGTTGTGTCTGTCAAGATGAGATTGTATCTATCAGAGACCCAGACCCGGTCTGACATCACACGAGATATGTGTCCCACACCACTAACACCTGTCACACAGACAGACGTGTGTAATACAGGTGTGGACATCAGTTTCACACACTCGTCTATTCCTACTTGTCGTTTTCCTGTTGTCATTTGGATTTCTGTGATGACACTCAATAACTGACTAGGACTGTTCTTTATCTGGGGGACACGACTGGTCTTTATAAACAAGAGGAATTGTACCGCTCTGTTTGCTGATTGTTCATATCTGTCTTCATAGTTCTGTAGGTGAACAAGTTGTCTGTTCATTTTTCTCTTCTGTTGTTGTATTCTATCAATCAATAAACCTCGGTATCTTGTTTTAACATCACATACCACAGTGTCAATCCGATCCTTCAGTCTCTGGGCTTTTGTTGACATCTGTGATTGACGGTGACAGATTTGTGGGGGACAAGTTTGGATATCAGTTTGGATTCCTGCCAGGAGAACACGACAGTTATAGAGAGTCTCACTTCTGATGTTGTCAATGATTTCTCGGTGTTGTTGTCGCTTTGTTTGATAGGCTGTTCTAATGTCCAGTATTTGGTGTTTTCGGTGCTCTAAACATCGGAAACAGACAGAAAGTTCACACGACTGACAGAACATTTCATAGAACCTGTCTGGATGTCTGACACAGATCTCTTGTCTGGGGATGTAGTTAAACTTCTCACGGTAAATCACAACATCATGGTGTTTGGTATGTAGATCAATGACATGTTTCTCTTTACACTGTAAACACAGATCACGTTTACATGTGTTACAGTAAAATTCAGTGTCCCTCTGACATTGAGAACATTGTCGTACTTTTAGCTGAGTACTGAGTCCTAGTGTGTCCATGATGTGGAGGGTCGGGGTCTTTAGGAATACAATCTGAAATTAAACACACAGTATAAAGCTAGAGAAACTGGAAAGTAGCAATCattgaatttacatttatttttacataatacatattcCAAGAGTTACATCATTTTGGATATAAACATTCCCATCATGTAATTAATACATTTaaatagatctacataatttACTGAATAATTTTAATTGACCCCTTTTCTGCATAAACAAGAAGCACAATGagacacatcgctcacctgagtcaccctggccctgctgttgttaagcggttatgattttttttctaagctTTTTTTATCATATAGTAGACCCAAACTTAGCCCCAAAGGGTCAAGACAAAAccaacttgaattcacacaacatggggatgcctcaataccaatacaaaaataatgtgatAATATGACCTTGTTATTGTGgagaaagtcaaggtcacaaaggcaGATATCATTCTTTGAAATGAAACGTCTTTCCATACGATATCTACAAGTATGTAGAAAATaagaaagctctatcttaactGATATTAGGAAATATTGAgtaggttaggttttcttaacaATAAGTTTTTCTCTAAGGTCTTGCCAAaggatatctacatgtatatagaaaacaaaCACGATTTGTTTCTGAAAAACGACAGGAAACATTGAGTTTTCTGAAAAGGAGACCAATCTctaaggtcaaagtcacaaacAAACTCTGCCataaaaaggtcttgtcacaaagaatgtacatatgaaaaaagaGGGTCTTATATctcactattcaaaagttaaattAGAATTATGCAGAAACCTATATCCAGGACAAAAACAATGCCCCCCCAGGGAAATGGGAACATTGAATCAACACAACTTGGGAGCATTTGCATTTAGATGGATTTAATGTGGTCCTGCTCCTCTTGAAAAAATTCCTTTAAATTAAGTGTCTGCATATTCTCATATAAAACGTTTATCTCCTAtcgtggtcccaccctaccatTAGAGCCCCTGacttgaacaaaattgaatttgaacTGCGTGTAAATAAttgcatattaacatgactAATCATTACCCTTCTGTTGGTGAGATGAATATTCTCAAAAATATTTCCCTATCAACACTTATGtcacactttgatcccctattgtagccccacaatacttTGGGGTGGGGGAGCGGCTGGGACTGATTTGAACTAACCTGCATTTTCACTACGTTGGGatgtttgaaaatcaatatgactaatcatggcgcTGTTTTTCTTGAGAATAACACTTTTATATATTCTCCCTTTATATCCGCATGCATTACTTCAATCCTTAATTGTAGCCCcaaaataccccttaaaacatgaccaacccagtgtagccccacaataccccttaaacatgactaacccagtgtacccccacaataccccttaaaacatgattaATCCAGTggagccccacaataccccttaaaacatgacttacCCAGTGTAGCTCCACAATAACCCCtaaaacatgactaattcagtgtagccccacaatatcccttaaaacatgactaattcaGAATAGCCCCACAATATCCCTTAAAACATGGCTAACAAAGTGTAGCCCGATAATACCCCATAAAACATTACTTATCCAGTGTAGCCCTGAAATACcctttaaaacatgactaacccagtgtagccccagattaccccttaaaacaaaggtaacccagtgtagccccacaataccccttacaACATGATgaatccagtgtagccccacaataccccttaaaacatgactaacctaGTCTAGCCCCACAATATCCCTTAAAACATGGTTAACCCAGTGTATCCCCACAATATCCCTTAAAAcgtgactaacccagtgtacccTCACAATagcccttaaaacatgactaatccagtgtagcaccacaataccccttaaaacatgactaattcaGTGTacccccacaataccccttaaaacatgactaacccagtgttgCTCCACAATACCCCCtaaaacatgactaattcaGTGTAGGCCTGCAAaacccttaaaacatgactaattcaGAGTAGCCCCACAAtatcccttaaaacatgactaacaaAGTGTAACCCGATAATACCCCATAAAACATAACTTATCCAGTGTAGCCCTGCAATACCCTTTAAAagatgactaacccagtgtagccccacattaccccttaaaacaaaggtaacccagtgtagccccagaataccccttaaaacatgactaacccagtgtagcccatCAATATCCCttaaacatgactaacccagtgcacccccacaataccccttaaaacatgattaATCCAATGTAGCCCCataataccccttaaaacatgactaattcaGTGTActcccacaataccccttaaaacaaggGTAACCTAGTGTAGCCCCCTAATACCCCATAAAACATGACTTATCCAGTGTAGCCCtgcaataccccttaaaacttGACTAATCTAGTCTAGGCCCACAAtatcccttaaaacatgactaaacTGGTGTAGCCTCACTATACCCTTTAAAACATGattaacccagtgtagccctacaataccccttaaaacatgactaattcaGAGTAGCCCCACATAACCC is part of the Ostrea edulis chromosome 2, xbOstEdul1.1, whole genome shotgun sequence genome and harbors:
- the LOC125657375 gene encoding uncharacterized protein LOC125657375; protein product: MDTLGLSTQLKVRQCSQCQRDTEFYCNTCKRDLCLQCKEKHVIDLHTKHHDVVIYREKFNYIPRQEICVRHPDRFYEMFCQSCELSVCFRCLEHRKHQILDIRTAYQTKRQQHREIIDNIRSETLYNCRVLLAGIQTDIQTCPPQICHRQSQMSTKAQRLKDRIDTVVCDVKTRYRGLLIDRIQQQKRKMNRQLVHLQNYEDRYEQSANRAVQFLLFIKTSRVPQIKNSPSQLLSVITEIQMTTGKRQVGIDECVKLMSTPVLHTSVCVTGVSGVGHISRVMSDRVWVSDRYNLILTDTTGDTIHRVTDITPLYGGVHTVNSSGELIYIDSERNINKLSTDNKTVTRLIQSTSPWYPLCVYCSPSTGDLMVGMWNTDTKTGKVTRYNSSGQHILTIEHDNRGHTLYSCPLCITENNNGDIIVSDWSRGAVVVTKRGGRHRFSYTGPPSGSSLRPCGICTDALSHILVYDYYTNTVQMIDKDGHFLSLLLTQHGINRPWSLNYDDKTHLLWVGSGNTNTVSVYRYLQRRYSLTDYPDSVDEDAKEESDDEDTREESDSNEEDARGKSDSDDEDARGKSDSDDEDGRGTSDSDDEDARGEADPKTCCQRCILV